The Candidatus Scalindua japonica DNA window CCGGACAATATCATCTGGGATGGTCGAAGTTCCAATATCACAGCCATTATTGCCAGGCATGATCATCCGCTGGGTGACTGGCAATCTGGCGATATTGTCTGGAAAATAGGGCCTGACTTTTCACCCGGTAAAGATGAACATAAACTGGGACAGATTATTGGACAGCATATGGCCCACATGATTCCGATTAATCTACCAGGTGGGGGCAATATCCTATTGTTTGACAATGGGGGATATGCGGGGTTCGGTTCCCTGTTACCAGGTTTGCCGCCACACTTCCCAAATAAATTGAGGGACTATTCTCGTGTTATCGAATTTGATCCCCGGACGTTTGAAATTGTATGGAAGTACGAAAACAAAAACCCGCTCGATGGTGAGCGTAAATTTTTCAGTTCCTTTATAAGCGGAGCTCAAAGGCTGCCAAACTCGAATACCCTGATTACAGAAGGTGTCAGGGGACGTGTTTTTGAGGTTACACCGCAAGGAGAAATAGTATGGGAATTCATCTCTCCATTTGGAGCAGTTCCTGTGGACGGGTGTACTAATGCCAATAGTCAGGCGCTTCTTCCTCTGGCTTCTCCGATTGAATCACAAGAACAAGGCTCTGCCAATACTGTCTACCCTGTCTACCGTGCATACAGGGTCCCACCCTGGTGGCTTCCTGAAAATCTGGATTGTACTGGTCAATAGTAATACCAGAACAGTCTCAATTCATGAATGAATAGTTTATGGAGGAAGATAAGGCGCTGCGTAAAATGTGCATATTACCTTTCACGTTGTGGGCCTCATCTCAGCTCTTGTACTTAATAAACATAACTATAGGGGCAATCGGAAACATACGTGGAAACTATTGTTTATGACTATTATAAAATTACGATTTATTTTCAAAAGGGAAAAACAGCAATATGCAATTTAGAGTTGGACATATGGAGATTACAAATATATGCAATTTCAAATGCACGTTCTGCGCTGACAGTCAAATGTCACGAAAAAGACGTATTATGAGTCCGGATTTGTTTTACAGAGTTATTGATGAAATAGCTTCAGAACAATTAGCAGAAGCCATTGCACTTCATGTATTTGGTGAACCGTTAATTCACAGGGATGTGTGTGAATTTATTAAATATGTGAAGAACAAAGGATTAAAGCTCAATATTACAACAAACGCTTCACTATTGGAGGATAAGCATATAGAGACGATTTGTTCATTCATGCAAAACGATGAAGACAGCGTACATATTAGCTTTAGGTCCACAAATGAGGCAGTATTCGGAATACACGGGTGTAATGATACTTTCGATAATTATTTACGTCGAATCCAGGATTTGATTAAAATGAAAATATCAACGGAATCACCGTTTCGATTAAGATTAGATGTTTTCTGGAAAACAATCTTCAATTATCCTGTACTCCTGCGTAATAGTAAACTGATGGAATATATACTGGACGCAAAGTCTTCACATAAACTGGTTAAATGGATACAGGATATTGTCAGTGAAAAACCATATTATGATAAGATTAATTACAGTATTTTTGGTAGTACACGGACCGTGAACTTTCATAATAATATTGTTCTCTGTTTTCAGCCTCTTACAGAGTCAATAGACAGCAGTTTTAATAACCGTATGAGAGCAAGCACAGGATATTGTGATATGAGATACTTTACTGTTTTTTGTGATGGAAAGGTAGGGCCATGTTGTAATAATTACGATGCGAGAATATCTTTTGGAAATGTTAATGACAGAAGTTTGAAAGAAATATTATTTGATCAAAAAACTCTTACCTTCAGAAAGAAAATGAGTTGCGGGAAATTACCTCATGAATTCTGTAAACTATGTCGTGGGCATACAAATATACTTGGGTTGACTACAAAACAGGTATTGAATTACATTAAAGTCAAGATTGATCCATATGGAAATAGAAAGTTCATTTTTAGAGAAGAACATAATAATTATGGTGATAAAAAATAAAAGATTGTCAATTTGCGCAAATATAGTGGTGGATAGCAGTAGGGTGGGCACTGTCCACCAGAAACATTCTCCATCCGGAAACAAAATTCGTAGGGTGCGTTTTACGCACCAGAAACACTCCAGCATAAACAAGTATTTGTTTAATAGATAACACCATTGCCATATCCAATGTTGTTAACGGTGCATGGAATGCACCCTACCGCCCACCAGAAACATTCTACGTCCGGTAACAAAAATCGTAGGGTGCGTTTTACGCACCAGAAACATCCCGGCATAATCAAGTATCTGTTTAATAGATAACACCATTGCCGTATCCAACGTTGTTAACGGTGCATGGACATGGTATAAATATGAAAGTTAAAACGTGTAATTTATGACGAATAAGAAAACGACTATAAGGAAGCCATGAAAGCAGGAGAAAAACAGAAAAGCAATAAGATGAAATTTGTATTTTAGCTAGAAGCATCCGGTCAGGTTTTTGCGTATACCGTTCTTGTCATACCCGCCCGCCTGGCTCAACCGTTCGCCAGCCCGACAATGTCATTCTGGCGAGGGCTGTTCTGGCGGGGACGGGTACCTATTCGGGCAGGAATTCCTTTATCGGGTATCTATGTGACTCGTTCTATATCAGATTCAACCATAATACGCACAAGCTCCTCCAGCTGTGTAGCAGCTTCCCATCCAAGATTTTCCTTCGCTTTTGAAGGATCTCCAATAAGGAGCTTAACTTCTGCGGGTCTGTAAAAATCTGGAGAAATTAACACAACTACCTCATTTGACTTCCTGTTAATCCCCCTGGTATCTACTCCTTCTCCTTCCCACACTATATTAATATCGGCAGCCATGAATGCAAGTTCGACAAACTCTCTTACCGTATGGGTTTTTCCCGTTGCGACAATATAGTCGTCCGGCTCTTCCTGTTGAAGCATCAGCCACATTGCCTCAACATATTCCCTCGCATAGCCCCAATCTCTCTTTGCGTCTAGATTACCCAGAACGATATTATCTAGTAAACCATGCTTTATCCTGGCCACTCCGTTAGTAATCTTGCGGGTAACAAATTCGATTCCTCTTAATGGGGATTCATGGTTGAATAATATTCCTGAGCAATTGAACAAGTCATATGATTCTCGATAATTTACCGTCATCCAATGCGCGAAAAGCTTTGCTACAGCGTAAGGACTTCTGGGATGAAATGGGGTATTTTCACTCTGAGGTATTTCCTGGACCTTGCCAAACATCTCTGATGTAGAAGCCTGATAGAATCTTGTTTCCGGGCTGAAGTGTTTTATAGCATCCAGAATACCTAAGACACCAATGGCGTCAACCTGTGAAGTTACTAATGGTTGATCAAAAGATACTTTTACAAAGCTCTGGGCGGCAAGATTGTAAACCTCATCCGGCTTTAGTTTCATAATAGTATCAGTTACATTTGTATTTTCAAGGAGATCCATGTAGACAATTTTAACCTTTTCATCAATTCCAAGTTCTTTCATCCTCCAATTTATCTGGTCGGTACTCCTTCTATCCGCACCATAAACATCGTATCCTTTTTCAAGTAAGAAACTGGCCAGGTATGCTCCGTCCTGGCCCCTTATTCCGGTAATTAGTGCTTTTTTCATTTAATTTTCCTTAGTGTTTTTGTATTAAATACCTTTTGTACAGGAATTGTTAAGCGTAATATCTGCAATAGCTTTTGATTTGGAGATAAGTAGTAAAACACGTTACAAAATGGGAATAAAGCGATATAACTCATTTCCAGGTGCTTATTATGAGCAATCCAGTGTAATGATGAAAAACCCGAGTAAGTTGGGACAATCAATTCGATATGGAATTTTATCAAAGCAATAGCAAAATGTCAAAGAAACTGTAGCAAATTTGTCAATCCAGAATACAAATGAATTGAATACGTCCCATAAGAAATGTCAATGAGATAGGCACTTATGAATATTTGTGAGGGACATTATTACTGGTTATAGGTGATGGTAACTGTTTAAACTACTCTTGTGTTTCTGATAGATTTATTTTTCGATAATTGCACCAGAAAACTGTGTAGAAAACAAGGGTAAAAGGGATTAATAGAAAGAAAATTACAATGAAGATTATAGCACGGTCGTTAATAGGCGCTTCAGCAAAAAAAAAGAGTGAGATCATGATATATAAACCAAATAACCACATTATTATTAACTGTCTTTTTGTTATTTTGTACACCTTAAAACCCTTATCTTTTAAACAGAAGGTTAACTATTCCCTGACCATGTCAGCTGGTTTATGTTCCACGCGGGATATAATCTCCCGATAAAAACAAGTCATAATTCAGGTTTTCAGCATGATGTTTAATATTTTATACATTATTGTGTGAAAATCAATACAAAAACTTATGAGATGCGTATATATTGCTAATTCAAACATGTATTTTTTAAACAAAAATTATTTAAAAATATAGCTACAGGATAATTTAAATATGACGATAATAACTGGAGACCTGTTTTAAATGAATCATTTCTTTATTATAAACACTGATAATGATATCTAACAGGTATTATATATTATAAAGAAGATACTGTTTTTGATAAAAAAAAAGTGAAATGGTCAATAAAAAAAGGATGGTGTTATGAGAAATATTATCTTTGTTGATAATGATTCTGTTGCAACCCGGAAACTAAAAAAACTGCTTGGCACAATGTGTCCTGAATGGGAGATAGAGGTTACCCGGAGTGGAAAAGAAGCCCTGGATTTAATGTCCAGGTCCCCATTTGATGTTATTGTTTCTGATCTGCGTATACAGGGAATGAACGGGATAGAACTATTTGAAACCGTTAGTGAAAGCTATCCGGAAACTGTTCGTATCATCCATTCAGAAGCTTCAGACTTAAGGTCAACCATGATTGTACACCAGTTTCTGAAGAAACCATGTTCCGCGGAAGCAATGAAGAACACTATTTTACGCACATATAAGCTTCAGGAATTGTTAAGAAAAAAAATATTAAGAAAAACTGTCGCAGGTATTAAAAATCTGCCCAGTCTTCCCCGCTTATATAATATGATTGTTGAAGAGATGCAGTCTCCGGATGTATCCCTTAAAAAGGTAGGTTATTTAATTTCACAGGACATCTCAATGTCAGCCAAAATATTACAACTGGTTAATTCCGCTTTTTTTGCTCTGCCACAAAAAATTACTGATCCTCAACAGGCATCAGTTTATATCGGCCTTGAAACGCTAAAATCACTCGTGCTCTCTATCCATGTGTTTTCTTCATTAACAAAAGACGCGGAATCGTATGGCTTCTTTCCTGTGAAAATGTGGAAACATAGTTTGAAGACTGGCAAGCTGGCCAGTGACATAGCGCGTTCAGAGAATGCCGATAGAGCAATAGTGGATGGGGCGATGATATCCGGGATGCTGCATGACATAGGAAAACTCATAATATTACTGGAAATGCCCAAAGAGTTCATTGACGTAATGAACCTTGTTGAAGCTACCGGCTGCTGTCCGACAGAGGCTGAGTATTCTATACTGGACACTTCTCATGCGGAATTGGGCGCCTATCTGTTAGGGCTATGGGGTCTTCCAGGTAATGTAATTGAATCAGTTGCTTTCCATCACAAACCTTCAGAATTGATAGAGCGTATGTTCAATACGCCGTCTGAAACCATAGGAGATGATTCGGAAATAACGAAATCGAAAGATGCTGATATAAAACTACAGGCAGAAGAGAAGCCAGCAACAGCGTTTACCGCGTTGACGGCTGTGCATATAGCGAATGCCTTGACGATGCAGGGAGATTGCTCTTCTGATACACCTTATTTCCCATACGTTGACATGTCATACTTAAAAAAACTTGGTCTGACAGACAGACTGCCTCAATGGGTAGAGCTTTATGAGCAGACAAAACAGGTATCCGAGATAAATATAGTTTAGCCAGGCTCGAATTGCGTTAATCATAAGCTATTTAAATACTTCAACCTATCCCTGTTTACATCAAAAAAACAACTAAAGCTTTCGCCAGATTCACCGACAATAATCTATAGAGTTATGAGTACAAGGATGACTGGAGTCGTGTATTCTCTCAAATAATGAAAAAGAATTTGAGTCCTTACTATTTGATTAATACTATGTTTAAGTTTAATAAAAAATTCATAGATCCTGAAAACAGTGACAGGCAAAATAAAATCCCACTGATCGCCATCAGCATTTTGATCGTTCTGATTATAGGGATTATAATTATTACAAAGTTCCAGTTAAAACAGGAAGAAAAGGAGAAACGGACAGGAGTGCTTAATAACAGCCTCCAACTGATAAATCTTATTTCAATGTACCCAATCAAAGATTTTGAAACTGACAAGCGGGATCTCTTCTTCAAAACACTCATAAACAATTCTTTAAATTCAGGTCTTTTATACTGCTACGCTCACGACCTTACAGGAAAGGTTATCGCTTCATTTACTATGAGTGATTCAGTAAAAGATTCACCTTGGGAGATCCAGAGGAGCTCACTATTTTCGATGTGGTTGACGAAACAGACCTTCAATGAGCCTGGTACAGGAAAAGCGATTTATGAGTATGCTAAACCTGTCTTTGAGAATAACCAGAAGACCGGGACGGTAAGGATAGGATTTCAAGTCCCTGAAATAGTGGTTTTCAAAGGAGAACGGTTAAGTCATTTGTCTATGATAGTTTTTCTTATACTCGCTACCATTATTCTTTTCTATTATGGTGTCCTCATCGTCATAAAACCTCTTCAAAAAATCATGAAAAACAGTAAAAAAATCATCCATTCGTCAGTACCGGAAAGCAATAACGGAGGACAAGGCACAAATATTGTAAATATCATTGGAGAGCTTAATAAATCATTTTCAAACATTCAAGACAGGATAACCAGGATCGAATCAGAAAACATTGAATTGAGCACAAAAATGGGGGCTATCTCTTTTGAGAAAGATCAAATTATTAATCTCCTGAATTCTTTGAGCTTCGGAATAATAACCACCGACCTGCATGACAATATTAACTATATAAATGATTATATAAGTAACCTGATAGGCAGGCAATTGAAAGACGTGCTTGATCAACCGTTTGATCAGATAATCGAGAATGATGATATTGCATTGAGCATTTTGCAATTTGAACAGATAGAAACTGCCGGAAATGGTAAGAATATTGAAACAACCTTCCCAAACTTTTCTCCCGGAGAAACTTTTGGAGTCTCCCTGTATAACCTTACTGATAAGTCAGGGGAGTCTATAGGCAAGATGATCCTGGTCAAAAATATCACTTTCCAGAAAATGGGAGAAAAAACCCAGCAGGAATTTATCTCACATGTATCACATGAACTTCTGACCCCTTTAACGACAATTAAATCATACAATGAGATGTTAATGGATGGTGAAATAGACAAGGAAGAGATGCAGAAAGAGTTCTACAACACCATAAGTGAGGAAACATCACGTTTAACCCGCCTTATTCAGAATCTTTTGAATATCTCAAGAATAGAAACAGGTGAATTAGTAATAAACAGAGATTTTGTCAGAACTGAATTACTTTTTGAAGATTGTGCTGCTGCCATTAATGCTTCCGCTCTTAATAAAAACATAAGCTTTCAAAAATTATTACCAGACACATTTCCATCACTGAACGGTGATAAAGAACTACTCAAGGTATCGATTAACAATATCTTGAATAACGCGGTAAAATATACTCCTGAAGGAGGCAGAATCTCATTTTCACTCTACGAGTACAACAACACTGTGACATTTGAGGTAATCAATACAGGTGGCGGCATTTCTAAAAATGATATACCCCGCATTTTTGATAAATCCTATCGTTCCGATGACAAACATGTTTCAGAGCAGTACGGGTCAGGGTTAGGTCTTGCAATAACATCTGAGATTATCAATCTCCATGGAGGAGAAGTTGAAGTACAAAGTGAGCCAGGAAAGGAAACCTGTTTTAAGATAAACATTCCGAAGGGAGAATATTACCTTGAAGATAAATAAAACCATTCTGGTCATTGATGATGACTCCCATATAAGGAGGGTTATTGAGCTTAAGTTGAGAAAGGCCGGATATGAGGTAATAATTGCCGAGAATGGAGAATCAGGGATTCAGATCTGTAATACCAGGTTGCCGGATGCTGTCATCACAGACGTTGTAATGCCAAAAATGGACGGTAAAGCAGTCCTTAGAAGAACTAAGGAATTAAAAAAGGAATATTCTTTCCTGACCATTATTATAAGCTGCTCGATAGGTTTTGAGGAGCATCACTGGATAAAAGATATACCCGACACTCATTTTATGGAAAAACCGTTTAGTCTTAATAAAGTATTGGATTGTGTTGATCAATACTTCGGAATTAAAAGATGATTATGCACATTGAATATTTTCAGGAACTATTCTGCGGCTTAACTCAAATCAGCCCGTTAAACTTTGAGGTCTGGAATGGTGACGGTCCGGTGTTCTCTTCAAGATTTGACGGCGCAGACACAACCATCAGCAGCCAGATAGAAGAGTTTTCTGATAGTGTCATGAGCCAGGGGGTATTCCGTCATACTTCTATGAACGGCTGGAAAGCGGTATTTGGTGTTCCCATTAGAAACAATGAGCAGACAGTCGGGTGTCTGCTTGCCTACAGCAAAAATTCAAATAAAAATCTCATACCTGATGAAAGTGCTTACGCGGAAATTCCTGATGTTAAAGGGGTCGAAATGTTTCTTACCCGCCTGGTATCATTTATAGAAGATAAATGGGAAGGTGAGCAGGAAAAAGAGAAGATTACTGAAGAACTTGGCCGGAGTTTCGAAGATCTATATCTCTATTCCCAGGTTGCAAACCAGATAAAAACGTTATTGTCCTCCAATCAAATGAACAACGATCTGGTTTTAGATACCATGAAAACAATGCGGGTAGACATCTCCTTCGTCAATTTATTTAACCATGAAGGAAGTAAAATAGCCTTTAATGAAGATAGTTTATACCTGCAATTTTCTGGCATTGCGGAAAAATTTGTAGGAAAGCTTATAAGAACTCTTACTGTTCAAGAGAAAGTAGAAAAGAGAACACATTTTACTATTCATGATTCCAGGACAGACAGTCAATTCAGCAAATTGTTTATTGCTCAATACCGTTTACTTGCAGTAAAGATCACACATGACAACAAATTTTACGGGTGGTTGGGACTGATTTCATTTAATCTTAAAGAATCTTTCAGAAGAAGCGAATTGAGGCTCTTGATTTCTATGGCTGAGCAGCTTGCCATGTTGATAACCAATACTGACCTGTACAAAGAATTAGAAGGATTTGTTATCAATTTGATTAAGTCAATGGTCTGTGCTATTGAAGCGAAAGATGTATATACCAGCGGCCACTCTGAACGAGTCAGTGAATTATGCTTGAATATGGCAGAATATATGGATCTGACAGAAGATGATAAAAAGAACCTGAAATGGGCCGCCATCCTGCATGATGTCGGGAAAATAGGTGTGCCTGAATCTATTCTGTGTAAAGAAGGGCCTCTGGAAGATGATGAGTATCGTAAAATTAAAGAACACCCAAAAAGAGGGTTTGAGATCCTTAAACATATTAAGCAACTGGTGCCTATAACCCCCAGTATTTTACATCATCATGAGCGCTATGATGGAAAGGGATATCCTGACGGGCTGAAAGGTGATGAAATCCCATTATATGCACGCATTATTGCTATTATTGACACATACGATGCTATAACTTCACGGCGGTCTTACCGGTCGGCAAAATCTTCGGAGGAAGCTATGTCAATTATTGAAAAGGTTGCCGGCACACAATTAGACCCGAATCTGGTTTTAATATTCAAAGAGGTATACAGGGACTCAATCGTTGTAAAAAAAGATGAGCAAATCTCTGGGAAGGAGAAAGCAAGATGGCAATGTCAGCAATTAACATAACTAAAATTGGTACAAATACCGTCCTGACTCCAAGAGCTTCATTATCGCATAAGAATTATGAGGATCTTGATACGCTATTCAAAGATTGTATCAGCCACCAGAAAACGCAGATTATTCTGGACTGCAAAGCGGTGTCATTCATCGACAGTGAAATACTTGGCCTTATGGTCAAGACGCATGAAGCGCTTTCAATGCAGGAGAGAATGTTGAAAATAATTAACCTGGTTGAGATATGCCGGGACATACTGACGATAACACGGCTCATAAAGATTTTTCACGTTTACAAAAACATCAATGACGCACTTAAAAACGTACCATTAAAAGATGATAATTTAATACCAAAAAGAAGAAAACTTGGCGAAATTATGGTCAACCAGGGGCGTATTACTCCTGATGAGCTAAACGTCTATCTCGCCACACAAAAGGAAACCTGCAAACCAATTGGAAAATTATTTATTGAAAATAATATCATTACGGAAGAAGAGATGATCCGTATTCTCGGAGAACAGCATGGGATCCCAAAAGTCTGGCTGAGGAAAGGGCTGGTAGACGGAAGGATTGTGAATGTTTTATCTAAGGAAAAGGCGCTGCGTTATAAAGTAATCCCCATTTTTAAGGTTAACAATATCCTGACACTTGCCACGTCAGATCCAAACGCTATCTTTGTGTTTGACGAAATAGCAAAAATTACTAACCTGGTAGTCCAGCCCGTTCTCTGCCGTACTGATGACATTCTTGATATTATCGAAGAATACTACAAAGAGGGGGGTCATACAGATGTCAATGATATCCACCTTGACGATAATCTTGAGCTTGTTGAAACTGCAACTGAAGAAGAGATAAATGAATTAGCACAAATGGCTGAAGATAGCCCGATAGTTAATCTGACCAACAAAATTCTTCTCAAGGCTATCAGAGATGGTGCGAGCGATATACATTTTGAGCCGCAGCGGAACAAATTCCGCATACTGGTCAGGATTGACGGAATATTGTATGACTTTATGTCCCCTAAAATAGAGATTCATCCGTCTCTTGTCTCAAGGTTAAAGATTATGGCAGGTCTTGATATCTCTGAAAGGCGCATGCCCCAAGACGGCCGTATCCAGGTACGGACAGATGGCAGGACCGTAGATCTCAGGTTTGGATCAATGCCGAGCATTCATGGCGAAAAAGTTGTTTTGAGGGTGCTGGATAAGAGTAATGCCATCCTTGACCTCAATAAGCTTGGGTTTAAAAATGTAATACTGGACCAGTTTAAATCGATCCTCAGAAAACCCCATGGGCTCATTCTGGTCTGCGGTCCTACCGGCAGTGGAAAGACAACCACCCTCTATTCCGCTATAACAATGCTCAACTGCATGGAAAAAAATGTTATAACCATTGAAGATCCGGTTGAATATCAGTTGGATGACATCAACCAGAACCAGATCAAGGATTCCATAGGTCTCAACTTTGCCAAGTTTCTGAAACATGCTCTCCGTCAGGACCCTGATATTATACTGGTGGGAGAAATCAGGGACCGTGAAACAGCTGAAATTGCGATCCAGGCTTCACTGACCGGCCATCTTGTTCTTTCGTCGCTTCATACGAACGACAGCCCCAGCGCCATTACCCGACTCCTGGAAATGGGAGTTGAACCATACCTCATCTCTTCCGCCCTGCTGGGTTGTCAGGCACAACGTCTCGTCCGGACAATCTGTCCGGACTGTAAGACAAGCTACTTCCCCTCAAAGGCAGAATTGCAGGAACTTGGATTTGACAATGATACAACAATCCGGTTGTACAAAGGCAAAGGGTGTTCTTCCTGTTATGACTCAGGTTTCAAAGGACGTTTCGGGCTCTATGAACTCCTGCCTTTAGACGAAGAGCTCCAATCGGTAATACTGGAAAATCCGAATGCAACCGCTATAAAAAAACATATTAGCGGAAATGGTCATCAGAGATTGAGAGAGCTTGGATATGAGAAGGTAATTGAGGGTTTAACCACCATAGAAGAGGTAAGGCGGATCGCGATTTGAGAAATAGAGCAAATAATCAGAATAATTTATTCGGATGGTAAAAGACTATGGCTTTATCGTTAAGTAACAATTATAAAGATAGCGCGTCAATACATCTTAAGAAAGAGTCTCGCGTTAAATCGATATCCCTGAACGATATTTTCAGCAGAATTGGCAAACCTGTCAAGTCAGCCGAACTTATGTTTTTCTGTTCGCATCTGTCCCTGATGTTTGAAATTAAAACTCCTTTGAACCAGGCGCTTAAAACGATAGAGAACCAGACTCAAAATGCGGCTTTTAAGAAAGTGATACAATCCATGACTAAAGATGTTGAGGAAGGGCGGCAGCTTTCTGACGCTATGAAACGACATCCACGGTTTTTCAATACAATGTTCACAAGCATGGTTAAAGCCGGAGAGAACGGCGGTTTTCTCCATGTTGTTCTGGAGAAAATCGTTGAAATGCAGGAAAAACGTCAACGGCTTATATCACAGATAAAGTCCGCGTTAACCTATCCCGCTTTCCTCTGTATTTTAGGTTTTCTCGCGATAATTTTTATCATGGTCAGCGTGTTGCCAAAGTTTACCGGATTATTTGAAGGAAAGGAGAGTGTCTTACCGTTCACGACTCTCTGTTTGATGAATGGAAGCTCTTTTTTGCGAAGCTATTGGTGGTTGTGTATTTTATCCTGCGGCGGCCTGCTGACAGGTATAAAAATCTTCAAAGAC harbors:
- a CDS encoding radical SAM/SPASM domain-containing protein, which gives rise to MEITNICNFKCTFCADSQMSRKRRIMSPDLFYRVIDEIASEQLAEAIALHVFGEPLIHRDVCEFIKYVKNKGLKLNITTNASLLEDKHIETICSFMQNDEDSVHISFRSTNEAVFGIHGCNDTFDNYLRRIQDLIKMKISTESPFRLRLDVFWKTIFNYPVLLRNSKLMEYILDAKSSHKLVKWIQDIVSEKPYYDKINYSIFGSTRTVNFHNNIVLCFQPLTESIDSSFNNRMRASTGYCDMRYFTVFCDGKVGPCCNNYDARISFGNVNDRSLKEILFDQKTLTFRKKMSCGKLPHEFCKLCRGHTNILGLTTKQVLNYIKVKIDPYGNRKFIFREEHNNYGDKK
- the gmd gene encoding GDP-mannose 4,6-dehydratase; this encodes MKKALITGIRGQDGAYLASFLLEKGYDVYGADRRSTDQINWRMKELGIDEKVKIVYMDLLENTNVTDTIMKLKPDEVYNLAAQSFVKVSFDQPLVTSQVDAIGVLGILDAIKHFSPETRFYQASTSEMFGKVQEIPQSENTPFHPRSPYAVAKLFAHWMTVNYRESYDLFNCSGILFNHESPLRGIEFVTRKITNGVARIKHGLLDNIVLGNLDAKRDWGYAREYVEAMWLMLQQEEPDDYIVATGKTHTVREFVELAFMAADINIVWEGEGVDTRGINRKSNEVVVLISPDFYRPAEVKLLIGDPSKAKENLGWEAATQLEELVRIMVESDIERVT
- a CDS encoding response regulator → MRNIIFVDNDSVATRKLKKLLGTMCPEWEIEVTRSGKEALDLMSRSPFDVIVSDLRIQGMNGIELFETVSESYPETVRIIHSEASDLRSTMIVHQFLKKPCSAEAMKNTILRTYKLQELLRKKILRKTVAGIKNLPSLPRLYNMIVEEMQSPDVSLKKVGYLISQDISMSAKILQLVNSAFFALPQKITDPQQASVYIGLETLKSLVLSIHVFSSLTKDAESYGFFPVKMWKHSLKTGKLASDIARSENADRAIVDGAMISGMLHDIGKLIILLEMPKEFIDVMNLVEATGCCPTEAEYSILDTSHAELGAYLLGLWGLPGNVIESVAFHHKPSELIERMFNTPSETIGDDSEITKSKDADIKLQAEEKPATAFTALTAVHIANALTMQGDCSSDTPYFPYVDMSYLKKLGLTDRLPQWVELYEQTKQVSEINIV
- a CDS encoding sensor histidine kinase, which codes for MFKFNKKFIDPENSDRQNKIPLIAISILIVLIIGIIIITKFQLKQEEKEKRTGVLNNSLQLINLISMYPIKDFETDKRDLFFKTLINNSLNSGLLYCYAHDLTGKVIASFTMSDSVKDSPWEIQRSSLFSMWLTKQTFNEPGTGKAIYEYAKPVFENNQKTGTVRIGFQVPEIVVFKGERLSHLSMIVFLILATIILFYYGVLIVIKPLQKIMKNSKKIIHSSVPESNNGGQGTNIVNIIGELNKSFSNIQDRITRIESENIELSTKMGAISFEKDQIINLLNSLSFGIITTDLHDNINYINDYISNLIGRQLKDVLDQPFDQIIENDDIALSILQFEQIETAGNGKNIETTFPNFSPGETFGVSLYNLTDKSGESIGKMILVKNITFQKMGEKTQQEFISHVSHELLTPLTTIKSYNEMLMDGEIDKEEMQKEFYNTISEETSRLTRLIQNLLNISRIETGELVINRDFVRTELLFEDCAAAINASALNKNISFQKLLPDTFPSLNGDKELLKVSINNILNNAVKYTPEGGRISFSLYEYNNTVTFEVINTGGGISKNDIPRIFDKSYRSDDKHVSEQYGSGLGLAITSEIINLHGGEVEVQSEPGKETCFKINIPKGEYYLEDK
- a CDS encoding response regulator encodes the protein MKINKTILVIDDDSHIRRVIELKLRKAGYEVIIAENGESGIQICNTRLPDAVITDVVMPKMDGKAVLRRTKELKKEYSFLTIIISCSIGFEEHHWIKDIPDTHFMEKPFSLNKVLDCVDQYFGIKR
- a CDS encoding HD-GYP domain-containing protein yields the protein MIMHIEYFQELFCGLTQISPLNFEVWNGDGPVFSSRFDGADTTISSQIEEFSDSVMSQGVFRHTSMNGWKAVFGVPIRNNEQTVGCLLAYSKNSNKNLIPDESAYAEIPDVKGVEMFLTRLVSFIEDKWEGEQEKEKITEELGRSFEDLYLYSQVANQIKTLLSSNQMNNDLVLDTMKTMRVDISFVNLFNHEGSKIAFNEDSLYLQFSGIAEKFVGKLIRTLTVQEKVEKRTHFTIHDSRTDSQFSKLFIAQYRLLAVKITHDNKFYGWLGLISFNLKESFRRSELRLLISMAEQLAMLITNTDLYKELEGFVINLIKSMVCAIEAKDVYTSGHSERVSELCLNMAEYMDLTEDDKKNLKWAAILHDVGKIGVPESILCKEGPLEDDEYRKIKEHPKRGFEILKHIKQLVPITPSILHHHERYDGKGYPDGLKGDEIPLYARIIAIIDTYDAITSRRSYRSAKSSEEAMSIIEKVAGTQLDPNLVLIFKEVYRDSIVVKKDEQISGKEKARWQCQQLT
- a CDS encoding ATPase, T2SS/T4P/T4SS family yields the protein MAMSAINITKIGTNTVLTPRASLSHKNYEDLDTLFKDCISHQKTQIILDCKAVSFIDSEILGLMVKTHEALSMQERMLKIINLVEICRDILTITRLIKIFHVYKNINDALKNVPLKDDNLIPKRRKLGEIMVNQGRITPDELNVYLATQKETCKPIGKLFIENNIITEEEMIRILGEQHGIPKVWLRKGLVDGRIVNVLSKEKALRYKVIPIFKVNNILTLATSDPNAIFVFDEIAKITNLVVQPVLCRTDDILDIIEEYYKEGGHTDVNDIHLDDNLELVETATEEEINELAQMAEDSPIVNLTNKILLKAIRDGASDIHFEPQRNKFRILVRIDGILYDFMSPKIEIHPSLVSRLKIMAGLDISERRMPQDGRIQVRTDGRTVDLRFGSMPSIHGEKVVLRVLDKSNAILDLNKLGFKNVILDQFKSILRKPHGLILVCGPTGSGKTTTLYSAITMLNCMEKNVITIEDPVEYQLDDINQNQIKDSIGLNFAKFLKHALRQDPDIILVGEIRDRETAEIAIQASLTGHLVLSSLHTNDSPSAITRLLEMGVEPYLISSALLGCQAQRLVRTICPDCKTSYFPSKAELQELGFDNDTTIRLYKGKGCSSCYDSGFKGRFGLYELLPLDEELQSVILENPNATAIKKHISGNGHQRLRELGYEKVIEGLTTIEEVRRIAI